GACTACGGCTTCCGCGTCGTGCTGTCCCCGCGCTTCGCCGACATCTTCCGGGGCAACTCCGGCAAGGCCGGTCTGCTCGCCGCGCAGCTGGAGGAGGCCGACATCGAGCTGCTCTGGAAGCAGCTCGAAGCCGAGCCGGGCCTGGAGATCACCGTTGATCTGGAGTCCCGCACCGTCACGGCGGGGGAGAACACCTACCAGTTCTCCGTCGACGACTACACCCGCTGGCGCCTCCTGGAGGGCCTGGACGACATCGGCCTGACCCTGCGCGACGAGCAGGCCATCACCGACTTCGAGGCGAAGCGCCCGGCCTTCAAGCCGACGATCGCCGCCGAGGCCTAGGTACCCCGACAGGAGAGGCCACCGACGGATCCGTCGGTGGCCTCTCCTTCGTTCCGGGTAGATTCGGCACTACCCTGACCCCTCGCCCTGAAAGGACGATCCATGGCAGACGACAGATTTGAGGCGGGACTGCAGATCCGCCGCGAGGTGATGGGCGACGACTTCGTCGACGCCGCACTGTCCCGCAATGCGGGCACCGACGGGGAGGAACTGCAGCGGCACATCACCGACACGGTCTGGGGCTCGGTGTGGACCCGCGAGGGGCTCGGTAAACGCGACCGCAGCCTGCTCAACATCGGCATGCTCGTGGCACTGCGTGCCACCGAGGAGCTGCGTGGCCACGTCCGCGGCGGACTGCGCAACGGCCTGCGCCGTGAGGAGATCACCGAGGCCGTCATCCACGCCTCCGGCTACTGTGGCGCGCCCGCCGCGCTGTCGGCCATGAAAGTGGTGCAGGAGGTTCTGGAGGCCGAACTCGGCCCTAGGACCCCGAGCGGGGAGTGACCAGCCCGACGTCGGCACGCTCGATCGTGAGCGCCGCCGGCGTCACCTTGGCGTAGCGGCGGCCGACAGACGCACATTCCTCGCAGATGTCCTCCGGGATGACGCCCCACCGCATGAGCACGCTGAAGATCCGGCAACCCAGGCAGAAGCCGAACGCCGACTCCAGGGTCGCGGCCACCACCAGGGCGACCAGCGTGACGGTGGCGGCGGTGGTCCACCCGGCGAACGTGAAGGCCAGCGCGGTTCCGCTCACCACCAGGCCGATCGCCTGGGCGAAACGCTTCGGCGGTCCGGCGGTCAGTCGCGGGGCGCGCCGCAGCAGCGGCACCAGGACGTGCACGGAGAGGCGTCCGAAGGGGGAGTACCGGGGACCACCCGCGACGCGGAGCGCGAAACCGAGCGTCAGCGCCACGAGCAGCGCCAGCCGCACGCCGTCCCCGGAGAGGATCGTCGCCGCGGTGAGCGCCACCACCAGGCCGGCGGTGCACCGGGCGGCGTACTCGTTGACCGGATTGGGGAAGACGAACAGGGATCGGTTCAAGGCAGACTCCTCACAGACGGACGGATCAGCAGATTGTACCGACCAGTCTGCAGTTTGTATACAGTCCGGTTCCGTCCCGGCCCGCTACTTCGCCGGCAGGGGGCTGACCAGGTAGTCCGCCCCCGTCAACTGCCCGCCATTGAAGGAGAGCACCCAGACGGACGCCTTCTTCGCCTCGATCTCGTCGAGCGGGAGACGTCCGTTCGCGCTGAGCCAGGCGATCATCTCGGGGACGGAGATGCCCTGGGAGACGACGACGGAGGTACCGCCGGCGTCGATGAGCTCGGTGAAGCGCCGCTTGCACTCGACCTCGTTGCGCAGCCACGCCTCGTCGCCGAACAGCGGGTCGACCACGACGTCGACGTTGAGTTCGTCGGCCAACGGCGCAGCCGTCGCCTGGCAACGCTCCGGCTCCGCGGAGTAGACGGCCACGGGCTTGTACGGCAGGAGCATGGGGACGAGCATCTCCGCCTGCCTGCGCCCCTTCTTGTCCAGTGGCCGCAGGTTGTCGTCGCCCTCCCAGTTACGGCGCTGGTGCGCACGACCGTGACGGATGTAGAGCACCCGCGAGGTGGCGGGCAGACGGAAACGCTTCTCGGCCTTGTCCAGCACGTGCCGGTCGACCTCATAGCTCAACAGCGCCCTGGCCTCCGCCAACGGGAGCCAGCGGAGCTCGTCCACCTCCGCGTTGGGGGTGAACTCGCCACTGAGGACCTCACCGGTCCAGTAGTAGACGACCTTGGTGCGGTCGAGCACCGGGTAGGTCACCTTGCCCAGGAGTTTGCCCAGGCGGATCTCGTAGCCGGTCTCCTCGAGGATCTCGCGGGCTGCGGTCGTCGGCAGTGACTCGCCCGGGTCGACCTTGCCCTTCGCCAGCGACCAGTCGTCATAGGCGGGACGGTGGATGACCGCCACCTCGACGGTGTCCAGGTCATGAATGTCACCGCGCCACAGCACCGCGCCAGCGGCCAGCATCGAACGCTTGAACTCCTTCACCGGGTCGGCCGGGATCACCTGATGACGGCCGTTGACCAGCAGTTCCGGTCCCTGATCCTTGTCCACCTCGTGAGGCAGCGGATTCTTCGCCATATTTCTCCTTCGGCGGTGTCGGATACGATTCCCACCATTTTCACTCACCTCCGCGCGGTTCGCACGACCAACCCGCCCTCCGCGTCCTTTAAGCTGGCTCCGAACAGTGGTCGAATGAGTGAGGGAGCAACGCGTGGTCAAGGTCGCGATCATGGGTGCGGGGTCCTGGGGCACCACCCTGGGCAAGGTCTTCGCCGACGGCGGCAACACCGTCACCCTGTGGGCACGCCGCCCCGAACTGGCACGGCAGATCCAGGAGACCCGCGCCAACCCGGACTACCTCCCGGACATCACCCTCCCGGAGTCGGTGACCGCCACCGACGACGCCACCCTGGCGCTGGACGGCGCGAACATCGTCATCTTCGCCGTCCCCAGCCAGACGATGCGTGACAACCTCCAGGTGTGGGCCCCGCTCCTGCCCCCCGACTCCACGCTGGTGAGCATCTCCAAGGGCGTGGAGACCGGCACCCACCTGCGCATGAGCGAGGTCATCGCCGAAATCACCGGCGCGGACACCAACCGCATCGCGGTACTCTCCGGCCCCAACCTGGCCCGGGAGATCGCCCAGGAGCAGCCCGCGGCCACCGTCATCGCCTGCGCCGACGAGAACCGGGCCAAGCTGGTCCAGGCCGCCGTGGCCACCCCCTATCTGCGCCCGTACACCAACACCGACGTCATCGGCGTCGAACTCGGCGGTGCCTGCAAGAACGTCATCGCCCTGGCCTGCGGCGTCTCCGCGGGCCTGGGCTTCGGCGAGAACACCCTGGCCACGATCGTCACCCGCGGCCTGGCGGAGATCTCCCGCCTGGGCGACGCACTGGGGGCGGACCCGCGCACCTTCGCCGGCCTGGCCGGGCTGGGCGACCTGGTGGCCACCTGCACCTCGCCGCTCTCGCGTAACCGCTCCTTCGGCGTCCGCCTGGGCGAGGGCGGCACGCTGGAGGAGGCGAAGAAGGCCACCCACGGGCAGGTGGCGGAGGGCGTCATCTCCTCCAACTCGATCTTCCAGCTGGCGGAGGCCCACAAGGTGGAGATGCCCATCACCCAGGCCGTGTACGCCGTGTGCCACCGCGGGCTGGATGTGCGGGACATGATCGCCGCACTGATGGGTCGTTCCAAGAAGGCGGAGTACAACCCGGTAGGCTGACCCCTCATGGAACAGCCACAACGCATCACGGTCGGTGTCATTTACGGCGGCCGCAGCAGCGAACATTCAGTGTCGTGCGTGTCCGCAGGTGCGGTGATGTCGCACCTCGACCCGAGCAGGTACGTGGTGGTGCCCATCGGCATCACCCACGAGGGAATGTGGACGGTGGGGGAATCTGACCCCACCAGACTGATGATCCGGGACGGCCAGCTGCCGTCCGTGAAACCGGGCGCGGA
This sequence is a window from Corynebacterium comes. Protein-coding genes within it:
- a CDS encoding NUDIX hydrolase translates to MAKNPLPHEVDKDQGPELLVNGRHQVIPADPVKEFKRSMLAAGAVLWRGDIHDLDTVEVAVIHRPAYDDWSLAKGKVDPGESLPTTAAREILEETGYEIRLGKLLGKVTYPVLDRTKVVYYWTGEVLSGEFTPNAEVDELRWLPLAEARALLSYEVDRHVLDKAEKRFRLPATSRVLYIRHGRAHQRRNWEGDDNLRPLDKKGRRQAEMLVPMLLPYKPVAVYSAEPERCQATAAPLADELNVDVVVDPLFGDEAWLRNEVECKRRFTELIDAGGTSVVVSQGISVPEMIAWLSANGRLPLDEIEAKKASVWVLSFNGGQLTGADYLVSPLPAK
- a CDS encoding carboxymuconolactone decarboxylase family protein, with amino-acid sequence MADDRFEAGLQIRREVMGDDFVDAALSRNAGTDGEELQRHITDTVWGSVWTREGLGKRDRSLLNIGMLVALRATEELRGHVRGGLRNGLRREEITEAVIHASGYCGAPAALSAMKVVQEVLEAELGPRTPSGE
- a CDS encoding DUF4395 domain-containing protein, which codes for MNRSLFVFPNPVNEYAARCTAGLVVALTAATILSGDGVRLALLVALTLGFALRVAGGPRYSPFGRLSVHVLVPLLRRAPRLTAGPPKRFAQAIGLVVSGTALAFTFAGWTTAATVTLVALVVAATLESAFGFCLGCRIFSVLMRWGVIPEDICEECASVGRRYAKVTPAALTIERADVGLVTPRSGS
- a CDS encoding NAD(P)H-dependent glycerol-3-phosphate dehydrogenase; protein product: MVKVAIMGAGSWGTTLGKVFADGGNTVTLWARRPELARQIQETRANPDYLPDITLPESVTATDDATLALDGANIVIFAVPSQTMRDNLQVWAPLLPPDSTLVSISKGVETGTHLRMSEVIAEITGADTNRIAVLSGPNLAREIAQEQPAATVIACADENRAKLVQAAVATPYLRPYTNTDVIGVELGGACKNVIALACGVSAGLGFGENTLATIVTRGLAEISRLGDALGADPRTFAGLAGLGDLVATCTSPLSRNRSFGVRLGEGGTLEEAKKATHGQVAEGVISSNSIFQLAEAHKVEMPITQAVYAVCHRGLDVRDMIAALMGRSKKAEYNPVG
- the leuD gene encoding 3-isopropylmalate dehydratase small subunit, encoding MEKFTTHTGVGVPLTRSNVDTDQIIPAVYLKRVTRTGFEDGLFASWRKDENFVLNQEPYRKGSVLVTGPDFGTGSSREHAVWALMDYGFRVVLSPRFADIFRGNSGKAGLLAAQLEEADIELLWKQLEAEPGLEITVDLESRTVTAGENTYQFSVDDYTRWRLLEGLDDIGLTLRDEQAITDFEAKRPAFKPTIAAEA